The following is a genomic window from Clostridium fungisolvens.
TTATTATTTTTCATCTTGTTTTGAAAATATATCAGAAAAAGATGAACCATCATCTGAATCATAAAGAGCAATTTTTAAATCTATAATATTTAAATTTTTCTTTAAACTATCTATTTGGTTTAAAACATCTTTTCGATGGTCAATCATAATTTGCTTTCTTTGTGAATTAGTTTTGGTTCCTTGCATAGCTAAATCAATATAATTTCTAATATCCTTAATTTGCATTCCGGTATTTTTTAAACAGCAAATAAGTTTAACAACATTTAAATCTGAATCACTAAACTGTCTACTTCCAGAACTACTTCTTGAAACAAAAGGTAATAGACCTTCCTTATCATAAAATCTAAGGGTATGAGGTGAAACATTACAAATATCAGCAACTTCATTTATTGAATACATTGATTTATTCTCCTTACAATGATTATATATAGATTTTCGAAAAGTACTTTGAGTTAGATTGAACTCTAAGTGTTAATGTTAGTATAAAATTAATACTTAAAATTTACAAGTAGTTAGTATGAAGAAAAGAAGACATGGTGATTTTAGATAGTCTTAAGATAATTGTGAATTGAAAAATTAGAAATAAAGGGTATCTTGATGTTCTTATTATAGGAATATTACTTAAATCTGTAAATTATAAACGAAGTGATATATTTATAATTTATTTTATTAAGTTAACAAAAAACTCATAAATAATTCTGTAATCCCGCCTCCTAAAGCATATATACCTTTTAGAACAAATAATAAAATATCAGGGAGCATGAGATTTATGAGAGAAAGAAAATATGTAAAGTTCAGAGTTGATATGTATGAGGATACTAAATTTAAAATAATAGACATGAAGCCAGAAAGAGATGTTATTCATTATATATGGAACAGACTGGTTTTGCTTGCAGGAAAGGTTAATTTAGAAGGTGACTTGTTCTTTTCAAAAAATATTGAATATACAATAGAGACTTTAGCGATAGAATTTAATAGAGATGCTTCTCAAATTAAGCTCGCACTAGAAGTTTTTATTGAATTAGAGATGATTGAATTAACTGATGATAAGGTATATAAAGTGAAAAATTTTGTTAAGCATCAAAATATTAAGGTGAAGAAAAAAGGGATATACAAGAATGAAGGTATTGAAATAAAAAATGTTGCAATTGAGTTAAATGAAGATTGTAGTGATCAAGTAAAAGATTCTAAATATGAAAGTTTCAGACAACAGGTAGGAAAGGCTAAAGATAAGAATAACAACGAAGACAATGGTAAAGATAATGACAATATAAGTATTAATAGCAGTGCAGAGGCTGAGGAAGAGTCTAACGGAGAAACCTTAGAATGTAAAAATAAAGAGGTTATTTTGATTGACGAGGGTAAAGAGCATACGGATGAGAGCAGCAATTTACTGGAATCTAGCTCTAAACAATTAGAAACCAAAAAGAGTGTACGGATAAATAAAAAGAAGAAAAAAAGTAAATCGAGAGCTAATCATATTGATGAAATAGTTAGCTATGATGAAATTGCTGTTGACGTAGAAGATGGTTTTGCTGATAGAACAAAATCTTTAGGAAAATATGAAACAAGTATTGCGGAATGGTCCTTTGGATGATAAAGATGTACCAGTTTGAATTGAAAAGATATTTACACAAATTTCAAAATATGATATTATAAAGAAAAAGTTATTGAAAGGGGAAAGTAAGTTATGACACCAGCTAATTGCTAATATTAATTTGATTAAAAATTAATAGTTATTTTGTAATGAGTTTTAATTTGCCTAATTATAGTTAGGTCTTGTTGTTGTACTCTTTATGGAATAAGGCATTTGGAAGGTAGCTTACTTTACTGAAATAGATATTTTAATTTATTTGTTTAATATTTCAATAATGTTTTGGGATATTTATAAACTTCTTTAGGAAGTTGATGATTAGAAATTTAAGCTTAATAAGATAATGATTGTTAGAATATGGATCTAGTATGAATATTATTTTGCTTATTATATGTATTGATTTATGGTTATAGCTGTTTTTATGGTGTAAGGTTTGGTCTTATATCTTGAAAAACTAGCATAACTGTGAACTGTGTATGAATCTAATCTGGATAAATTATAAT
Proteins encoded in this region:
- a CDS encoding MerR family transcriptional regulator, which translates into the protein MYSINEVADICNVSPHTLRFYDKEGLLPFVSRSSSGSRQFSDSDLNVVKLICCLKNTGMQIKDIRNYIDLAMQGTKTNSQRKQIMIDHRKDVLNQIDSLKKNLNIIDLKIALYDSDDGSSFSDIFSKQDEK
- a CDS encoding phage replisome organizer N-terminal domain-containing protein, whose translation is MRERKYVKFRVDMYEDTKFKIIDMKPERDVIHYIWNRLVLLAGKVNLEGDLFFSKNIEYTIETLAIEFNRDASQIKLALEVFIELEMIELTDDKVYKVKNFVKHQNIKVKKKGIYKNEGIEIKNVAIELNEDCSDQVKDSKYESFRQQVGKAKDKNNNEDNGKDNDNISINSSAEAEEESNGETLECKNKEVILIDEGKEHTDESSNLLESSSKQLETKKSVRINKKKKKSKSRANHIDEIVSYDEIAVDVEDGFADRTKSLGKYETSIAEWSFG